Proteins from one Prevotella sp. E2-28 genomic window:
- a CDS encoding BNR repeat-containing protein codes for MKKFLILCLTLCSALILTAQNEGNFGSNLVAEEGAWCWFADPRALHYENEAGSINATYVGYIDVHGNVKATQYDWVKHRKTDVLIRSYFQPDDHNNPTFLVLPDERVMIFYTRHTDELKIWYRVSTKKGDITSLGEEKFLSTANNTTYPSPFILSSDPQHIYLCWRGINWHPTIARLTMPDEQGNCQFDFGPKQIVQSTGARPYAKYASNGKDKIYVSYTTGHPDNEMPDWLYFNVIDINNGNGPILRDLKGKQLSIINNGVFNVNKTDSYASNYPATIIDKSANVRNWVWQIALDKDEHPVIAYPHIDDAKTSHVYWYARWNGTAWKNTKVASAGHAFHQNWNQTERCYSGGMTLDPDHINDMYLSIPTKNGQFNKDGIYEIWKYTIDDEGNVAGSEQMTKDSPKNNARPYVIPGSKNSPMRVGWMQGDYYYWMVNKNYPLGYPTQIMCDYWWNEELTSEEETNPRTDCICIGVGKTVCVGISMDASKYAGTLFKAGNMTYAIDDDNYPVVTIGNNSYKSQNRLLTSDNWAFNSTGTSGDNHPTKLSTWVLTMTYDGHVLTLYRNGFVDQVIETDELAGGVPSTSDLNTAHTIIHMFDYYAVASPVTVQSMVKQMQYEMKVQHNQNLPKELQNGDFEGAYAPMKNSGVTSDRAIYVPEGWTVEYTNRNENDLSALKTGDYYFDRFFGALAKPSADSQQTYWVRQNWGTSTIALTQELLLPEGEYTLIAQVWKSGLGGDAYLQAVTQDGPTASAPTVENKEAWQQMTVNFQSDGVSSTTIRLVAMHNNNGTEKIIGFDHVTLEKHITDAVRHPFPEKQSTRIYDLQGRRVSGNAKSGIFVGKGQKHIRASGFAE; via the coding sequence ATGAAGAAATTCTTAATACTCTGCCTGACGCTTTGCTCCGCATTGATATTGACGGCGCAAAACGAAGGAAACTTTGGTAGTAACCTCGTTGCCGAGGAAGGTGCATGGTGCTGGTTTGCCGACCCGCGAGCCCTGCATTATGAGAACGAGGCTGGTTCAATCAACGCTACTTATGTGGGCTATATTGATGTTCACGGCAACGTGAAAGCTACGCAGTATGACTGGGTGAAGCATCGTAAGACCGATGTACTGATTCGCTCGTACTTCCAGCCCGATGATCATAACAACCCTACCTTCCTTGTGTTGCCCGACGAGCGAGTGATGATTTTCTACACCCGTCATACCGACGAGCTGAAAATATGGTATCGTGTCTCCACGAAAAAAGGCGATATCACTTCACTAGGGGAAGAGAAATTCCTTTCTACAGCCAATAATACCACCTATCCGTCGCCCTTTATCCTGAGCAGCGACCCACAGCATATCTATCTGTGCTGGCGAGGCATCAACTGGCATCCCACGATTGCCCGCCTGACGATGCCCGATGAACAGGGCAACTGCCAGTTTGACTTCGGACCTAAGCAGATTGTACAGTCAACGGGTGCGCGCCCCTATGCCAAGTATGCAAGCAACGGCAAGGATAAGATCTACGTGAGCTACACCACTGGGCATCCTGATAACGAGATGCCCGACTGGCTTTACTTCAACGTCATTGACATTAATAATGGCAACGGCCCCATCCTGCGCGACCTGAAAGGCAAGCAACTGAGTATCATTAATAACGGTGTGTTCAATGTGAATAAGACCGATTCCTATGCCAGCAATTATCCCGCTACGATTATTGATAAAAGTGCCAATGTGCGTAACTGGGTATGGCAGATAGCGTTGGACAAGGATGAGCATCCTGTCATTGCCTATCCGCATATTGATGATGCCAAGACGTCGCACGTCTATTGGTATGCCCGCTGGAATGGTACTGCATGGAAGAATACCAAGGTGGCAAGTGCCGGCCATGCCTTCCACCAGAATTGGAACCAGACGGAGCGCTGCTATAGTGGCGGAATGACGTTAGACCCAGATCATATCAATGATATGTATCTTTCTATTCCCACGAAGAACGGCCAGTTTAATAAGGATGGTATTTACGAAATCTGGAAATACACCATTGATGATGAAGGAAACGTGGCCGGTTCGGAACAGATGACCAAGGACTCACCCAAGAACAATGCTCGTCCATACGTTATTCCCGGCTCAAAGAACTCACCCATGCGTGTGGGCTGGATGCAGGGCGACTATTACTACTGGATGGTGAACAAGAACTATCCTTTGGGTTATCCCACGCAAATCATGTGCGATTATTGGTGGAATGAAGAACTGACATCCGAGGAGGAAACTAATCCACGTACCGATTGCATCTGCATAGGTGTCGGAAAAACCGTATGCGTGGGTATAAGCATGGATGCCTCGAAATATGCGGGAACGCTGTTCAAGGCTGGCAATATGACATACGCCATTGATGACGATAATTATCCCGTTGTCACCATTGGCAACAATAGCTATAAGAGTCAGAACCGCTTGCTTACCAGTGATAACTGGGCATTCAACTCTACGGGCACAAGCGGCGACAATCATCCCACGAAACTATCCACATGGGTGCTTACCATGACCTATGACGGGCATGTGCTGACGCTCTATCGCAACGGGTTTGTTGACCAGGTCATTGAAACCGATGAACTGGCAGGCGGCGTGCCCAGCACCAGTGACCTTAATACTGCTCATACCATCATCCATATGTTTGACTATTATGCTGTGGCATCACCCGTTACTGTGCAATCTATGGTGAAGCAGATGCAGTATGAAATGAAGGTACAGCATAACCAGAATCTGCCCAAGGAACTGCAGAATGGTGATTTCGAAGGCGCATACGCACCCATGAAGAACAGCGGCGTGACCTCAGACCGTGCTATCTATGTGCCAGAGGGATGGACTGTAGAATATACTAATCGCAATGAGAATGACCTTTCTGCGCTGAAGACAGGCGACTATTATTTTGATCGTTTCTTTGGTGCTCTTGCTAAGCCCTCAGCTGATAGCCAACAGACCTACTGGGTACGACAGAATTGGGGTACATCAACAATAGCTTTGACGCAGGAACTGCTGTTGCCAGAAGGTGAATATACACTCATAGCTCAGGTATGGAAAAGTGGATTGGGTGGTGATGCCTACTTGCAGGCTGTCACTCAGGATGGTCCTACTGCCTCTGCTCCTACTGTTGAAAACAAAGAAGCATGGCAACAGATGACTGTTAACTTCCAAAGCGATGGTGTTTCATCTACCACTATCCGCCTAGTGGCGATGCATAATAATAACGGTACAGAGAAAATCATAGGTTTTGATCATGTGACACTTGAAAAACATATCACAGATGCCGTCCGTCATCCCTTTCCCGAGAAGCAATCTACCCGTATCTACGACCTTCAAGGTCGCAGAGTGAGCGGCAATGCTAAATCAGGAATCTTTGTCGGGAAAGGGCAGAAACATATTCGTGCCTCTGGCTTCGCAGAATGA